The following DNA comes from Patescibacteria group bacterium.
CTTGCCGGTACGACAGTAAAAAGAGCAACGTTGCATAACGAAGATCAAATAAGGAAATTAGGCGTTAAAATAGGTGACACGGTAGTGATTCAAAAAGCCGGAGATATTATTCCAGAAGTAGTGCAGGCGCTGCCCAAATTGCGTACCGGAAAAGAAAAGAATTTTAAAATGCCAGAGCGCTGTCCGATTTGCGGTTCAGTGGTGAAAAAAACGGAAATTAGCGATAAAAAGCAGAATAAAAGTGTGGCGTTTTTTTGCACCAATGCCAAATGCTATGCCCAAGAGCTTGCCGCTTTGACACATTTTGTTTCTAAAAAAGCTTTCAATATTGATGGACTGGGAGAGAAAATCGTCGAGCAGCTGATGAATGAGGGGTTGGTTAAAAATGCTGCTGATTTTTTTGAGTTAAAGAAAGAGGATCTCGAACCGCTGGAAAGATTCGCTGAAAAGTCGGCTGACAATTTAATCGCGGCGATAGAAAGTAGTAAAAGAGTAACATTGGCTAGGTTTGTTTATGCCCTAGGTATTCGTCATGTTGGCGAGGAAACAGCGATTGCTTTAGCGGATCATTTTCCTAGTCTTGATAAAATTAAAACGGTGAGCGAGGAAGATCTGCGGAAAGTTTCTGATATTGGTGAAATAATGGCGCAGTCTATATATAAGTATTTTCATGATAAAGATAATCTAAAATTGCTTGATCGATTGCTAAATTCAGGCGTAAAGATTGAGGGTGGGAGGTTAAAAGTAAAAAGCAATAAATTTGACGGTAAGACATTTGTTTTAACTGGTACATTAAGCAGTATGAGCCGTGATGAAGCTAAAAATAAAATTCGTGAATTAGGTGGTGATATCTCCGGATCGGTTTCTAAAAAAACCGATTATGTCGTGGTGGGCGACGATCCAGGCTCAAAACTTGCTAAAGCTGAGGATTTTGGAATTAAAGTGGTTGAAGAAGAAGAGTTTTTAGAAATGATAAAATAAAAACCCCGCTAGGATTTTTCTCTTCCGAGACTGTCCTTTAAGGCGGGGGTTTTGTTTTATGGAGGCGTTTCCGGCGCTTTATTCCACAACGAAAGGAGGTGTTTCTGTATCACAGATTTGCAGACCCGTGTTACGACGCCGGAAACACCATATGAACGTAGCTTACAGCAATTTTTTTTACTTGTAAAGACACAAAAACCCCACATTTTGTTATGAGGTTTTGATTAGAATGAAGAGATGTCTACTCAAGTGTCATTTTTTTAAAGATATCCTTGAGTTCCGATTTCTTGGGATAGCTGTTGACTGCACTATATTTGCGTCCGATTATGCATTGTGCCACCGGTAAGACATGGTATTTACAAGACACCGCGAAAATATTTTAGCCTATTGTCCGGTTTTATCAAATAATGCTGTTTTATTTGTCACAAGCCATTATTATTTGCTATAATACTTTTGTTAATCAGCAATATTTATGTCTAAACTTAGCATAAAGGAGATAGAGCATATCGCTGCCTTGGCTCGGCTAGAGTTAAAGGAAGAAGATGAGAAGAAGTTTGCTAAACAACTTTCTTCCATTTTGAGTTATGTTGATCGTTTGTCTGAGGTGGAAACAGACGGGATTTTGCCTATAGCACAAGTGACTGGTTTGGAGAATGTTTGGCGCGACGACGAAGTTGTTGATTGTTCGATCGAAGAAAAAAATAAAATATTTGATAATTTTCCCACTAAGGACGGGAGGCATATTAAGGTAAGGGGAGTGTTTGAAGAATAGAGGGGAGATCAGGAGATGAAGATGTTGAGAAATTGAATATAAGCATCGTTGCGGGTTTTTTATTTTTTTATTTCTAATCATGAATCTAAACGAACTAACAATTAGACGGGCTCACGAAGGATTGCGCAAAAAAGAGTTCAGCGCGGTAGATCTTTTGGAATCTTGTCTGGAAAGAATAGTGGCTGTTGATGACAATTATGTCAATGCTTTTTTGTCGGTGACCGAAGATTTAGCACGAAAGCAGGCCACGAAAGTTGATGGTAGGATAAAATCTGGAGAAGAAATCGGGATTTTGGAAGGGATTCCAATTGCCATTAAGGATAATATCAATATCGCTGGAGAGAAAACTACCGCGGCATCAAAAATTTTGGAAAATTATATCGCGCCTTATGACGCAACAGTGATAAAAAAACTCAGAGAGGTCGGTGCGGTATTGATCGGCAAGACTAACCTTGATGAATTTGCTCATGGCGCTTCAACGGAAAATTCCGCTTTTTTTACTACTCATAATCCTTGGGATACGCAAAGAGTGCCTGGAGGATCTTCCGGCGGTTCAGCAGCAGCGGTAGCGGCTAGCGAATGTATCGCTGCACTTGGTTCTGATACCGGAGGATCAATTCGTCACCCGGCGGCTTTTTGCGGGGTGACTGGGTTGAAACCAACCTATGGTCGGGTTTCTCGTTACGGATTGCTGTCCATGACTTCGTCAACCGATGTGATCGGTCCGATCGCCAAAAATGCGCAAGACGCAGCCATCTTGCTTAGTGCTATTGGCGGTTTAGATAAAAAAGATTCAACAACCGTTGATCAACCGCTGGAAGATTATCTGAAAGAATTAGACAGGGTAAGGGGTCTGACTATCGGTCTGCCAAAAGAATTTTTTTCCAAAGATTTAAATCCGGAAATTGCCGAGATGGTTCGGCGCGCCGCCGTATTATTTGAAGAAAATGGTGCCAGGATCGAAGAAGTATCATTGCCACATAGCCAATATTCGATCGCTATTTATTATATTTTGACACCTTCGGAAATATCGGCTAATTTGGCGCGTTATGATGGTATTCGTTTCGGTTATCAAAACAAGGAGGCAAAAAAACTTTTTGAAGTTTATGCTAAAAGTAGAGGGGAAGGTTTTGGTCCGGAAGTTAAACGGCGAATTATGCTCGGCACTTATGCGTTGTCTGCCGGATATTACGACGCTTATTATCTGCAGGCGCAAAGAGTGCGCAGCGTGATTCAAAAAGAGGTGAATAAGGTGCTGGAAAAAGTTGATGTAATTTTGACGCCATCAGCGCCGCACACAGCCTTTAAAATAGGCGAACAATCTGACGATCCGCTCAAAATGTATCTTGAGGATATATATATGGGACTGGCAAGTATTTTAGGTTTGCCGGCAATTTCCGTGCCTTGTGGTTTTATCAACGGACTGCCTGTTGGTATGCAGCTGATCGGTAGGCAGTTTGCCGAACGCGATGTTTTGTATTTAGCTAATAAATATCAGGAGTTGACTGATTGGCATAAACAGACGCCGAAAATATAAACTATGACTATTACTTTTAACTCGGTTGACTATATCGTCATGATTATTATTGCTGCTGCGATAATAGTTGGTTTGGTTTTTTGGTTTGTCAAAAAATCACACCCCGCGCCAATAGATGATTTTTCTGCCAAAAAAATCAGTGAAGAATGGTTGCAGATCGAGGAGCTAATTAAGCAGGATTCACCTAATGCTTGGAAGCTAGCCGTGCTGGAAGCGGATAAACTGGTTGACTATGCACTTAAAACATTAGCTGTTCCTGGTAAAGATTTCGGCGAACGGATTCGTGCTATCAATTATCAGTTACCTAGTATTAGAAATGTTTGGCCGGCACATATAGTACGTAATAAACTGGTTCATGAGTCAGATTATCAGTTGGATAAAAAAACGGCCGTTCGTTCGGTTCAACAGTTTAAAGAAGCGTTAAAGACATTAAAGGTTTTAAAATAAACATTATGTTTAGGCGTTTGGTTGTTATTATTGTTATTGTATCGTTGATTTTTCCTAGGATTTCTCTTGCTGATTTCAGATATGACCTTGGTTTGCAACAGGGAGATATTAGGATTTCCGGCGGGCAGATGATAATCGGTAAAACAATGAACGTTATTGCTCGGATTCATAATTATGGCACGGAAGACGTCCGTGGCTATTGTACTTTTTACGCCGACGATGTACCACTTGGCAGTTCTCAGGAAATCTCGGTGTTGTCTGGTACTTATGACGATGCTTGGGTAGAGTTTATCGTTCCTCAAAATTCTTTTAACATTCGTGCCATCACTTATCTTAATGAACATACAGACGAAAACGTTTCAAATAACGAACAGCAAACGGTTATGTTTGTTCCCGATATTGATACTGACGGTGACGGCATTGGTGATTTGTCTGATTTTGATGATGATAATGACGGATTTTTGGATATTGACGAGACAAACAATTACCGCACTGATCCGAGAAAAGCCGATACTGACGGTGATGGTTGTCCCGATAACAGCGATCAATTTCCCTTGGATCCCATAAAGTGCAATGAGCAGGTGATAATAAAAGATATTGTTCCGGCTGCGATAGAAAAAATTGTTCCGACTACTAAATCAGTCGCGTCTGAAAAAGAATTAGTAAATAATAATAAACAGACGGTTGAATCTACTACTGTCGATGAAAATGGCGACGTTGTTGTTTTAGCAGGTGAAGATATTAAAGTATTAGGGGAAGAAACCGATCAATTGATTACTGGATTGGAAATATCGGCAGTGCAGATTGGTTGGTCGAAGTATAAATTTCAGTCGGATATTCCCGGAGAGTATTGGGACCAGTTTAGTTACGTTTGGATTTTTGGTGACGGTAGACAATCAGTTGATCGCTTAGCCGTTCATCGTTTTTTTGGCGCTGGTGATTTTACCGTGAAATTGCGGGTAGAAGACAAACAGAGAAATGGCTGGGAAGCTCAGACAAACATAAGTATCTCTTGGTGTAATCCGGGAAATTGGCAGCTATGGTTGCTTATTTTGTTTCTTTGTGTTATACTTATTTCATTGGTTTATTTTATAGAAAAATCTAGGGCTACTAAAGTAAAAAATAGATTAAAAAGAATAATAAATAAAAAAATAATATGACCGAAGAAAAAAATGGTTTACAGCCAAAAAAAGGTTTTGTTTTAGGGATAGTTATTGGTATTGCCGTTGTCGGCATTCTGTCTCTTATTGGCGCTTTTGTTTTGATTGCTACTAGCGGTGAGGCAGATATTACTGTAGCTGGTGAAAGCGTTGTTCAAGGAAGTAATATTGTCGCTAAAAATAACGATCCATTGGCCGGTGTCGCAGCCGCCAGTTCTTTTCAGGAAAAAGTAGATGCCCAAATTTGTAAGGAAGATGGAAAACCGGTGGTATATTTATTCTCTACTACTGGTTGCCCTCATTGTAAGTGGGTAAAGCCGGCTTTTGATGAGATTGCCGATAAGTATGTCAAAGAAGGGAAGATAGTCGCGTATCATTGGGAGCTTGATACCGGTGATGATACTTTGACTTCAACGGTGGAAACCGCCACTGACCCAAATCATGAAGCGATTTATACTCAATTCAATCCGGAAGGAACTGTCCCAACTTTTGTTTTTGGTTGTAAATATTACCGTATAGGTACTGCCCATGAACAAGACAGTTTTGGTTTAGACGGCGAAAAAGCCGAGTTTGAGGCTTTAATCCAGGAGTTGATTAAGTAATATAGATACAAAAAAATAGTAAACGGTGGTTAAAAGCCGCCGTTTTTTAGTTATTGAATGTTTGGTTGAAATGATATAAGATAGATATCAGCAAGTTATGAGTAAAATGGCGCTTTTATTACCGGAATAAATCCGTAGTGGAGGGATCGCATAGCGGTCGAGTGCGCTCGCTTGGAAAGCGAGTATATCGAAAGGTATCGGGAGTTCGAATCTCCCTCCCTCCGCCATGGATTTATTTGCATGATCAATAGTTCGTGATCAGTACAAGAAATTTTGATTATTTAGAGGTACTTAATCAGGTCGAAGGGTTAAGGCTTTTAGTTGCAATATTTGAAAAAAAATATTTTATTTCAATTGTCATAAGATGTAACTAATAAATTTTTTACCACAAAAGATAAGTTTATTAATTGGATTAAAGAGGTTGAGGTTGCTTTATAGAATTATAAAAATTAGTATGATTAAATATCAATTTTTCCCAAGGTCAATCGGAGTAAATAAGCAAGTAAAAAAAATTATTGATTGTTTTTTAGCCGTTAATGATAAAATTTGTTCACCAGAGCACACCCTTTCAAGCAACGAAGTATTGTCGATCCTAAAATTAAAACTAATTAAGGTCTCTATGCGGGTAGAGAAGGGAAAAACCACTGGGTTAAAAATTCCCGTCCCTGTTTTATTTGGACTTAATAATAAGATTGACCAGCATTTTGACGCCGACGCATTGAGTTCTGACGGAACGATCGTTTTAGAAGTGGAAGCGGGACGAGCGGTTGATAATTACCAATTTTTAAAAGATATATTTCAAGCCTCTATGATGTATGGTGTCGAATATTTGGTTTTAGCCGTAAGAAATAATTATCGTGGGCATGATGATTTTAAAAAAATTTATACTTTTTTAGAAACACTTTATATTAGTAATAGGCTTCATCTTCCATTAAAAGGAGTTTTACTGGTTGGTTATTAGTTTTTACAATATAATATTTAAGATAGGATATATGCCAGTAATTTGTATATTCGGCGATAGCACGGCTTGGGGCGCTTGGGATAAGGAGGATGGAGGGTGGGTAAATAGATTGTGGTTGGAACAAGCTGCTAGCGGTGGAAAATCTTGTATTTACAATCTTAGTATATCCGGCGGAACAACGGAAACTATTTTGGAAAGATTTGAACGGGAAGCAAAAATCAGGGAAGCGGATATACTTATATTCCAAACCGGTGGAAATGATGCGGCGTACGACAAAGATATTAAAGAGCACTTAGTTTCACCTGATAAATTTGAAAAAAACATCCAAGAAATTATTGATTGTGCCAAAAAATTGGTAAAAAATATTGTCTTTGTTGGTTTTAACAATTGCGACGAATCTAAAACAACCC
Coding sequences within:
- the gatC gene encoding Asp-tRNA(Asn)/Glu-tRNA(Gln) amidotransferase subunit GatC — its product is MSKLSIKEIEHIAALARLELKEEDEKKFAKQLSSILSYVDRLSEVETDGILPIAQVTGLENVWRDDEVVDCSIEEKNKIFDNFPTKDGRHIKVRGVFEE
- the gatA gene encoding Asp-tRNA(Asn)/Glu-tRNA(Gln) amidotransferase subunit GatA, coding for MNLNELTIRRAHEGLRKKEFSAVDLLESCLERIVAVDDNYVNAFLSVTEDLARKQATKVDGRIKSGEEIGILEGIPIAIKDNINIAGEKTTAASKILENYIAPYDATVIKKLREVGAVLIGKTNLDEFAHGASTENSAFFTTHNPWDTQRVPGGSSGGSAAAVAASECIAALGSDTGGSIRHPAAFCGVTGLKPTYGRVSRYGLLSMTSSTDVIGPIAKNAQDAAILLSAIGGLDKKDSTTVDQPLEDYLKELDRVRGLTIGLPKEFFSKDLNPEIAEMVRRAAVLFEENGARIEEVSLPHSQYSIAIYYILTPSEISANLARYDGIRFGYQNKEAKKLFEVYAKSRGEGFGPEVKRRIMLGTYALSAGYYDAYYLQAQRVRSVIQKEVNKVLEKVDVILTPSAPHTAFKIGEQSDDPLKMYLEDIYMGLASILGLPAISVPCGFINGLPVGMQLIGRQFAERDVLYLANKYQELTDWHKQTPKI
- a CDS encoding PKD domain-containing protein; amino-acid sequence: MFRRLVVIIVIVSLIFPRISLADFRYDLGLQQGDIRISGGQMIIGKTMNVIARIHNYGTEDVRGYCTFYADDVPLGSSQEISVLSGTYDDAWVEFIVPQNSFNIRAITYLNEHTDENVSNNEQQTVMFVPDIDTDGDGIGDLSDFDDDNDGFLDIDETNNYRTDPRKADTDGDGCPDNSDQFPLDPIKCNEQVIIKDIVPAAIEKIVPTTKSVASEKELVNNNKQTVESTTVDENGDVVVLAGEDIKVLGEETDQLITGLEISAVQIGWSKYKFQSDIPGEYWDQFSYVWIFGDGRQSVDRLAVHRFFGAGDFTVKLRVEDKQRNGWEAQTNISISWCNPGNWQLWLLILFLCVILISLVYFIEKSRATKVKNRLKRIINKKII
- a CDS encoding thioredoxin domain-containing protein produces the protein MTEEKNGLQPKKGFVLGIVIGIAVVGILSLIGAFVLIATSGEADITVAGESVVQGSNIVAKNNDPLAGVAAASSFQEKVDAQICKEDGKPVVYLFSTTGCPHCKWVKPAFDEIADKYVKEGKIVAYHWELDTGDDTLTSTVETATDPNHEAIYTQFNPEGTVPTFVFGCKYYRIGTAHEQDSFGLDGEKAEFEALIQELIK
- a CDS encoding GDSL-type esterase/lipase family protein, encoding MPVICIFGDSTAWGAWDKEDGGWVNRLWLEQAASGGKSCIYNLSISGGTTETILERFEREAKIREADILIFQTGGNDAAYDKDIKEHLVSPDKFEKNIQEIIDCAKKLVKNIVFVGFNNCDESKTTPVSWCNLCYTNDFTQKYNGIIKNLCDKNAVNFIDIFGLLQNTDLEDGLHPNAAGHKKIFAAVKDSLKK